In one window of Streptomyces roseofulvus DNA:
- a CDS encoding PDZ domain-containing protein, with the protein MPRRTATMLASTLVLICLLIAGVLIPVPYSEMSPGPTVNTLGEARGEPVLQISGRKTYPTDGHLNMTTVRVTSADYKMNAVEAVYGWLTHDNVVVPHDTLYPDGKTEEESSQENAEEFSQSQESAKVAALDELGIPFTTRVVVASVVKDSPAEGTLHAGDVIKAVDGVKVTKPADVAAQVTKRKPGEKVEFTIVPAKEAAAAEKAHKEATVTRKVVLTTAKSEEGDRAIVGIQAGTDHVFPFTIDIKLADVGGPSAGLMFALGIVDKLTPESLTGGKFVAGTGTIDDDGKVGPIGGIQMKLVGARNAGAEYFLTPADNCATAAGDTPEGLTLIKVDTIDDATKSLEKLRAGDTAGLPRCSKG; encoded by the coding sequence ATGCCACGCCGCACCGCGACGATGCTCGCCTCCACCCTGGTCCTGATCTGCCTGCTGATCGCCGGCGTCCTGATCCCGGTGCCGTACTCGGAGATGAGCCCCGGACCCACGGTCAACACGCTCGGCGAGGCGCGCGGCGAGCCGGTCCTCCAGATCTCCGGCCGCAAGACCTACCCGACCGACGGCCACCTCAACATGACCACGGTCAGGGTCACCAGCGCGGACTACAAGATGAACGCCGTCGAGGCCGTCTACGGCTGGCTGACCCACGACAACGTGGTCGTGCCGCACGACACCCTCTACCCGGACGGGAAGACGGAGGAGGAGTCGAGCCAGGAGAACGCCGAGGAGTTCAGCCAGTCGCAGGAGAGCGCCAAGGTGGCCGCCCTCGACGAGCTCGGCATCCCCTTCACCACCCGGGTCGTCGTCGCCTCCGTGGTGAAGGACTCCCCGGCGGAGGGCACCCTCCACGCCGGCGACGTGATCAAGGCCGTCGACGGCGTGAAGGTCACGAAGCCGGCCGACGTCGCCGCCCAGGTGACCAAACGGAAGCCGGGCGAGAAGGTCGAGTTCACCATCGTCCCGGCGAAGGAGGCGGCGGCCGCCGAGAAGGCCCACAAGGAGGCCACCGTCACCCGGAAGGTGGTCCTCACCACCGCGAAGTCCGAGGAGGGCGACCGGGCGATCGTCGGCATCCAGGCCGGCACCGACCACGTCTTCCCGTTCACCATCGACATCAAGCTGGCCGACGTCGGCGGCCCCAGCGCCGGTCTGATGTTCGCGCTCGGCATCGTCGACAAGCTGACCCCGGAGAGCCTCACCGGCGGGAAGTTCGTCGCCGGCACCGGCACCATCGACGACGACGGCAAGGTCGGCCCGATCGGCGGCATCCAGATGAAGCTGGTCGGCGCGCGGAACGCGGGTGCCGAGTACTTCCTCACCCCCGCCGACAACTGCGCCACCGCCGCCGGCGACACGCCCGAGGGACTCACCCTCATCAAGGTCGACACGATCGACGACGCGACGAAGTCGCTGGAGAAGCTCCGCGCGGGCGACACGGCGGGCCTCCCGCGCTGCTCGAAGGGCTGA
- a CDS encoding PPA1309 family protein, with translation MSNLSPSGPPMASSPLTRAVLEIDEYASGLGWDRPARLFALVDTARLRAQAPSLKLGEDATAYTPIEQEEIPKGKPLDEFLGTIAWPEAVAGCALTVERLMLPPSAEAQVPKDLSGARLNKWVAAHPDRQEVRMTVAVLRDGTREAAIRLREKDSPTEVLTGPDLVPGLAEALAATFEG, from the coding sequence ATGTCCAACCTTTCCCCCTCGGGCCCGCCGATGGCCTCCAGTCCCCTCACCCGCGCGGTGCTCGAGATCGACGAGTACGCCTCGGGTCTCGGCTGGGACCGGCCCGCCCGCCTCTTCGCCCTCGTCGACACCGCCCGGCTGCGGGCCCAGGCGCCCTCGCTGAAGCTCGGCGAGGACGCGACCGCCTACACGCCCATCGAGCAGGAGGAGATCCCCAAGGGCAAGCCGCTGGACGAGTTCCTCGGCACCATCGCCTGGCCGGAGGCGGTGGCCGGCTGCGCCCTCACGGTGGAGCGGCTGATGCTGCCGCCGTCGGCCGAGGCCCAGGTCCCCAAGGACCTGAGCGGCGCCAGGCTGAACAAGTGGGTGGCCGCGCACCCGGACCGCCAGGAGGTCCGGATGACGGTCGCCGTGCTGCGGGACGGGACCCGGGAGGCCGCGATCCGGCTGCGCGAGAAGGACTCGCCGACCGAGGTGCTGACCGGCCCCGACCTGGTGCCGGGGCTCGCCGAGGCGCTGGCCGCGACCTTCGAGGGCTGA
- a CDS encoding UPF0182 family protein — MPDRGGSPSGPRIRVGRPSRRARTLLMTLGVLAVLAMAFVMFAGFWTDWLWYRSVHYSSVFTTTLWTKIGLFAVFGVLMGLVVGLNIWLAYRLRPPLSAMSLEQQSLDRYRMGVAPFKKWVLLAVTALVGLIAGASASGQWRTWLMWVNGVDFGEKDSQFGKDVSFYAFDLPWYRFLLAFGFAAVVLSLIAAAITHYLYGGLRVTSPGARATAAATGHLSVLLGVFVALKAVAYWLDRYGLAVKSSDFKATGNWTGLRYVDANAYLPAKTILFCIAVICAVLFFATLWRRTWQLPVIGFGLMVLSAVLIGGLYPAIVQKFQVQPNEQAKEAPYIQKNIDATRKAYAIDETKLENYSGKSTVKAKDKLRADADSAAAYRILDPNIVSPTFQQLEQKRKYYQFPTTLDVDRYEGQDVVIGLRELNIRGIPKRNWINDHFTYTHGYGAILARGTQTDANGSPIFTESGLPTTGDLGKYQQRIYYGEKTDQYSIVGGPQKELDYEENGEKTTSYEGKSGVSLENAFNRAAYAVAFSEPQILYSGAIGDGSRILYNRTPKQRVEAVAPWLTIDGDAYPAVVDGRIQWIVDAYTTSNGYPYASRTTLGDTTADSLTVGNQQRAVVAQQNQVNYIRNSVKATVDAYDGTVSLYQWDTEDPVLKTWMKAFPGTVKPKSEVKGDLLEHLRYPQDMFKVQRELLTRYHVTDPAQFYSGSDAWQVPDDPTNKDNVAVPPYYLSMKMPGDTAQRFSLTTTFTPNGRPNLGGFMAVDADATSKEYGRLRLLRVTEDVPGPAQVQSKLNGLPDVATFVRDMKGADSDIQYGNLLTVPLDGGFLYVEPVYAQGRNALYPLLKKVAVSYVDADQPGGDTTKDTTVFENNLTDALNAVFGVEGTTPPPTPPGTEQPPSTPQPPASADAALKQAIADAQKAYDAGEAALAKGDWAAYGKAQDDLQAALEKAAEAGAKIRPQGASGS; from the coding sequence ATGCCGGACCGTGGCGGCAGCCCGTCCGGGCCAAGGATCAGAGTCGGCCGGCCGTCCCGGCGGGCCCGCACCCTGCTGATGACACTGGGCGTGCTGGCCGTCCTGGCCATGGCGTTCGTGATGTTCGCCGGGTTCTGGACGGACTGGCTCTGGTACCGCTCGGTCCACTACTCGTCCGTGTTCACCACCACCCTGTGGACCAAGATCGGGCTGTTCGCCGTCTTCGGCGTCCTCATGGGGCTCGTCGTCGGCCTCAACATCTGGCTGGCGTACCGGCTGCGCCCGCCGCTCAGCGCCATGTCGCTGGAGCAGCAGAGCCTCGACCGGTACCGGATGGGCGTCGCCCCCTTCAAGAAGTGGGTGCTGCTCGCGGTCACCGCCCTGGTGGGCCTGATCGCCGGCGCCTCCGCCTCCGGCCAGTGGCGCACCTGGCTCATGTGGGTCAACGGCGTGGACTTCGGCGAGAAGGACTCGCAGTTCGGCAAGGACGTCTCGTTCTACGCCTTCGACCTGCCCTGGTACCGCTTCCTGCTGGCCTTCGGCTTCGCCGCCGTGGTGCTGTCGCTGATCGCCGCGGCGATCACGCACTACCTGTACGGCGGACTGCGGGTCACCAGCCCCGGTGCCCGGGCCACCGCGGCCGCCACCGGCCACCTCTCGGTGCTGCTCGGCGTCTTCGTCGCGCTGAAGGCGGTGGCGTACTGGCTCGACCGGTACGGCCTGGCGGTGAAGTCCAGTGACTTCAAGGCCACCGGCAACTGGACCGGCCTGCGGTACGTGGACGCCAACGCCTACCTCCCGGCGAAGACGATCCTCTTCTGCATCGCCGTCATCTGCGCCGTGCTCTTCTTCGCCACCCTGTGGCGCCGCACCTGGCAGCTGCCGGTCATCGGCTTCGGCCTGATGGTGCTCTCCGCGGTGCTGATCGGCGGTCTGTACCCGGCGATCGTGCAGAAGTTCCAGGTCCAGCCGAACGAGCAGGCCAAGGAAGCCCCGTACATCCAGAAGAACATCGACGCCACCCGCAAGGCGTACGCGATCGACGAGACCAAGCTGGAGAACTACTCGGGCAAGTCGACGGTCAAGGCCAAGGACAAGCTGCGCGCGGACGCCGACTCGGCGGCCGCCTACCGCATCCTCGACCCGAACATCGTCTCGCCGACCTTCCAGCAGCTGGAGCAGAAGCGGAAGTACTACCAGTTCCCGACGACGCTCGACGTGGACCGCTACGAGGGCCAGGACGTCGTCATCGGACTGCGCGAGCTCAACATCCGCGGCATCCCGAAGCGGAACTGGATCAACGACCACTTCACCTACACCCACGGCTACGGCGCCATCCTGGCCCGCGGCACCCAGACCGACGCCAACGGCTCCCCGATCTTCACCGAGTCCGGTCTGCCGACCACGGGTGACCTCGGGAAGTACCAGCAGCGGATCTACTACGGCGAGAAGACCGACCAGTACTCGATCGTGGGCGGCCCCCAGAAGGAGCTGGACTACGAGGAGAACGGCGAGAAGACCACCAGCTACGAGGGCAAGAGCGGCGTCAGCCTGGAGAACGCCTTCAACCGCGCCGCGTACGCCGTCGCCTTCAGCGAGCCGCAGATCCTCTACTCCGGGGCCATCGGCGACGGCTCGCGGATCCTGTACAACCGCACGCCCAAGCAGCGCGTCGAGGCCGTCGCCCCCTGGCTGACCATCGACGGCGACGCCTACCCCGCCGTCGTCGACGGCAGGATCCAGTGGATCGTCGACGCCTACACGACCAGCAACGGCTACCCGTACGCCTCGCGGACCACGCTCGGCGACACCACGGCCGACTCGCTGACCGTCGGCAACCAGCAGCGCGCGGTCGTCGCCCAGCAGAACCAGGTCAACTACATCCGCAACTCGGTGAAGGCCACCGTCGACGCCTACGACGGCACGGTCAGCCTCTACCAGTGGGACACCGAGGACCCGGTCCTCAAGACCTGGATGAAGGCGTTCCCCGGCACGGTGAAGCCCAAGTCCGAGGTCAAGGGCGACCTCCTGGAGCACCTGCGCTACCCGCAGGACATGTTCAAGGTGCAGCGCGAGCTGCTGACCCGCTACCACGTCACCGACCCGGCCCAGTTCTACAGCGGCTCGGACGCCTGGCAGGTGCCGGACGACCCGACCAACAAGGACAACGTGGCCGTGCCGCCGTACTACCTGAGCATGAAGATGCCCGGGGACACGGCCCAGCGCTTCTCGCTGACCACGACGTTCACCCCCAACGGGCGGCCCAACCTGGGCGGCTTCATGGCGGTCGACGCCGACGCCACCAGCAAGGAGTACGGCCGGCTGAGACTGCTCCGGGTCACCGAGGACGTGCCGGGACCGGCGCAGGTGCAGAGCAAGCTCAACGGTCTGCCCGACGTGGCCACCTTCGTCCGCGACATGAAGGGCGCCGACTCGGACATCCAGTACGGCAACCTGCTCACCGTGCCGCTCGACGGCGGGTTCCTCTACGTGGAGCCGGTCTACGCCCAGGGGCGGAACGCGCTCTACCCGCTCCTGAAGAAGGTCGCGGTGTCGTACGTGGACGCCGACCAGCCGGGCGGCGACACCACCAAGGACACCACGGTGTTCGAGAACAACCTCACGGACGCCCTCAACGCGGTCTTCGGGGTGGAGGGCACGACCCCGCCGCCCACCCCGCCGGGCACCGAGCAGCCGCCGTCCACCCCGCAGCCCCCGGCCTCGGCGGACGCGGCGCTGAAGCAGGCCATCGCCGACGCCCAGAAGGCGTACGACGCGGGCGAGGCGGCCCTCGCGAAGGGCGACTGGGCGGCCTACGGCAAGGCCCAGGACGACCTCCAGGCCGCGCTGGAGAAGGCCGCGGAGGCCGGCGCGAAGATCCGGCCGCAGGGGGCTTCCGGCAGCTGA
- a CDS encoding tetratricopeptide repeat protein, translating to MVFMGDRATLLETGRFVQRHARNAADEIIEAVAAVDAVVDTTAGTGTLPDAGPETEAETEAETEGRHRRAAERGDVDAMSALGALLLRRGDLDGAEPFLRAATAEGDRAAANNLGVLLHQRGYPDEAAGWWRVAAVAGSAPAAHALGRHHRERGDEPAAEYWLRQAAEQGHALGAYALADLLEHRSDVGAERWLRAAAEQGHREAAYRLAVALERRATETFRGPHAYGPAAAAGRVGHAYDTAGRLRAADLTRTGEDRPRAVAPPRTAEAAGAGLLGEAEQWFRQAAARGHRRAALHLGAILEHRGELKEAGRWYLSAAKEGEAKAACALGFLLRDAGDEESAAVWWLRAAQDGDGNAANALGALHAARGEQQTAERWYRAAMDAGDVNGAYNLGLLCAAQDRLPQAEQWYRRAAYAGHREAANALAVLLLQAGDANGAEPWFSKAAEAGSVDAAFNLGILHAGRDDDRAALAWYERAAAAGHTEAALQVGIAALRDGDEQTAERHLRCAAGGGSAEAAFRLATVLDARRPEPGPVLLGAPVDQKTECEEWYERAAQQGHRRAQVRVGMLAADRGDLTEAARWYREAAEAGSRNGAFNLGLLLAREGNEREAALWWTRAARAGHGRAALRLGLLAARRGELSEGRTWCARAVELGPAEVAERAARLSEALHEELTA from the coding sequence ATGGTATTTATGGGGGACAGGGCAACTCTGTTGGAGACAGGGCGGTTTGTGCAGCGGCACGCCAGAAACGCCGCGGACGAGATCATCGAGGCAGTGGCCGCCGTCGATGCGGTCGTCGACACCACCGCCGGAACCGGGACCCTTCCGGACGCCGGTCCGGAGACCGAGGCCGAGACCGAGGCCGAGACCGAAGGCCGGCACCGGAGGGCCGCCGAGCGCGGTGACGTCGACGCCATGAGCGCCCTCGGCGCCCTGCTGCTGCGCCGCGGCGACCTCGACGGCGCCGAGCCCTTCCTGCGCGCCGCCACCGCCGAGGGCGACCGGGCCGCCGCCAACAACCTCGGCGTCCTGCTCCACCAGCGCGGCTACCCCGACGAGGCCGCCGGCTGGTGGCGGGTCGCCGCCGTCGCCGGCTCCGCCCCCGCCGCCCACGCGCTGGGCCGCCACCACCGCGAGCGCGGCGACGAGCCCGCCGCCGAGTACTGGCTCCGCCAGGCCGCCGAGCAGGGCCACGCGCTGGGCGCCTACGCCCTCGCCGACCTCCTGGAGCACCGCAGCGACGTCGGCGCCGAGCGCTGGCTCCGCGCCGCCGCCGAGCAGGGCCACCGCGAGGCCGCCTACCGCCTGGCGGTCGCCCTGGAGCGGCGCGCCACCGAGACCTTCCGCGGCCCGCACGCCTACGGCCCCGCCGCCGCCGCGGGCCGCGTCGGCCACGCGTACGACACGGCCGGCCGGCTCCGCGCGGCGGATCTCACCCGTACCGGCGAGGACCGCCCGCGGGCCGTCGCCCCGCCCCGGACCGCCGAGGCCGCCGGCGCCGGGCTGCTCGGCGAGGCCGAGCAGTGGTTCCGGCAGGCCGCCGCCCGGGGACACCGGCGGGCCGCCCTGCACCTCGGCGCCATCCTCGAACACCGCGGCGAGCTGAAGGAGGCCGGCCGCTGGTACCTCAGCGCCGCCAAGGAGGGCGAGGCCAAGGCCGCCTGCGCCCTCGGCTTCCTGCTGCGCGACGCCGGCGACGAGGAGAGCGCCGCCGTCTGGTGGCTGCGCGCCGCCCAGGACGGCGACGGCAACGCCGCCAACGCCCTCGGCGCCCTGCACGCCGCCCGCGGCGAGCAGCAGACCGCCGAGCGCTGGTACCGCGCCGCCATGGACGCCGGCGACGTCAACGGCGCCTACAACCTCGGGCTGCTCTGCGCCGCCCAGGACCGCCTGCCGCAGGCCGAGCAGTGGTACCGCCGCGCCGCCTACGCCGGCCACCGCGAGGCCGCCAACGCGCTCGCCGTGCTGCTCCTCCAGGCCGGCGACGCGAACGGCGCCGAGCCGTGGTTCTCCAAGGCCGCCGAGGCCGGGTCGGTCGACGCCGCCTTCAACCTCGGCATCCTGCACGCCGGCCGTGACGACGACCGGGCCGCGCTCGCCTGGTACGAGCGGGCCGCCGCCGCCGGCCACACCGAGGCCGCCCTCCAGGTCGGCATCGCCGCCCTGCGCGACGGCGACGAGCAGACCGCCGAGCGGCACCTGCGCTGCGCCGCCGGCGGCGGCAGCGCCGAGGCCGCCTTCCGGCTGGCCACGGTCCTCGACGCCCGCCGGCCCGAGCCCGGCCCGGTGCTCCTCGGCGCCCCGGTGGACCAGAAGACCGAGTGCGAGGAGTGGTACGAGCGGGCCGCCCAGCAGGGCCACCGGCGCGCCCAGGTGCGGGTCGGCATGCTCGCCGCCGACCGCGGCGACCTCACCGAGGCCGCCCGCTGGTACCGGGAGGCCGCCGAGGCCGGCAGCCGCAACGGCGCCTTCAACCTCGGACTGCTCCTCGCCCGCGAGGGCAACGAGCGGGAGGCCGCCCTCTGGTGGACCCGGGCCGCCCGGGCCGGACACGGCCGCGCCGCGCTCCGGCTCGGCCTGCTCGCCGCCCGCCGCGGCGAGCTGTCCGAGGGCCGCACCTGGTGCGCCCGCGCGGTGGAGCTCGGACCGGCGGAGGTCGCCGAGCGGGCGGCACGGCTCAGCGAGGCGCTCCACGAGGAGCTCACGGCATAA
- a CDS encoding Fur family transcriptional regulator — protein sequence MSDLLERLRGRGWRMTAQRRVVAEVLDGEHVHLTADEVHARAVERLPEISRATVYNTLGEMVTLGEVIEVATDGRAKRYDPNAHRPHQHLVCAGCGAIRDVHPAGDPLRDLPDAERFGFTISNVEVTYRGLCPNCAAA from the coding sequence ATGAGCGACCTGTTGGAACGACTGCGCGGACGCGGCTGGCGGATGACCGCACAGCGCCGTGTCGTCGCCGAGGTCCTCGACGGCGAGCACGTGCATCTCACCGCGGACGAGGTGCACGCCCGTGCCGTCGAGCGCCTGCCCGAGATCTCCCGTGCGACCGTCTACAACACGCTGGGCGAGATGGTCACGCTCGGCGAGGTCATCGAGGTCGCCACCGACGGCCGTGCCAAGCGGTACGACCCCAACGCCCACCGGCCGCACCAGCACCTGGTCTGCGCCGGCTGCGGCGCGATCCGGGACGTCCACCCGGCGGGCGACCCGCTGCGGGACCTGCCGGACGCGGAGCGGTTCGGCTTCACGATCTCGAACGTCGAGGTCACCTACCGCGGCCTCTGCCCGAACTGCGCGGCGGCCTAG
- a CDS encoding CBS domain-containing protein: MLVRDAMSTVILTVGPAHTLRQAARLMSARRVGAAVVLDGDSGIGILTERDILNSLGRGEDPDRETAGSHTTHEVVFAAPGWTLEEAAEAMTRGGFRHLVVLDHLGPVGMVSVRDIIRCWLPAHSVAAD, encoded by the coding sequence ATGCTCGTCCGTGACGCCATGAGCACCGTGATCCTCACCGTCGGCCCCGCCCATACGCTCCGGCAGGCCGCCCGGCTGATGTCCGCCCGCCGGGTCGGCGCGGCCGTCGTCCTCGACGGCGACTCCGGGATCGGCATCCTCACCGAGCGCGACATCCTGAACTCGCTCGGCCGCGGCGAGGACCCGGACCGGGAGACGGCCGGCTCCCACACCACCCACGAGGTCGTCTTCGCGGCGCCCGGGTGGACGCTGGAGGAGGCGGCCGAGGCGATGACGCGCGGCGGCTTCCGCCACCTGGTCGTCCTGGACCACCTCGGGCCGGTGGGCATGGTCTCGGTCCGGGACATCATCCGCTGCTGGCTCCCGGCGCACAGCGTGGCGGCGGACTGA
- the hisN gene encoding histidinol-phosphatase, translating to MADYHDDLRLAHALADAADAATMARFRALDLKVETKPDMTPVSEADRAAEELIRAELQKERPGDAILGEEYGVEGTGPRRWVIDPIDGTKNYVRGVPVWATLIALMEEGEDGFQPVVGVVSAPALGRRWWAAKGLGAFTGTGQDAGTRIGVSGVASLADASFAYSSLSGWEERGRLDAFLDLTRACWRTRAYGDFWPYMMVAEGSVDLCAEPELSLWDMAAVAIVVQEAGGSYTGLDGRPGPHSGNAAASNGLLHEELLGRLGHAATTGA from the coding sequence ATGGCCGATTACCACGATGACCTGCGTCTTGCCCATGCCCTCGCGGATGCCGCCGACGCGGCCACCATGGCCCGCTTCCGGGCGCTGGACCTCAAGGTCGAGACGAAGCCGGACATGACCCCGGTGAGCGAGGCGGACCGGGCCGCCGAGGAGCTGATCCGCGCGGAGCTCCAGAAGGAGCGGCCCGGGGACGCGATCCTGGGCGAGGAGTACGGCGTGGAGGGCACCGGCCCCCGCCGCTGGGTGATCGACCCGATCGACGGCACCAAGAACTACGTGCGCGGGGTGCCGGTGTGGGCGACCCTGATCGCGCTGATGGAGGAGGGCGAGGACGGCTTCCAGCCGGTGGTCGGCGTGGTGTCGGCGCCGGCGCTGGGCCGCCGCTGGTGGGCGGCGAAGGGCCTGGGCGCCTTCACCGGCACCGGGCAGGACGCGGGGACCCGGATCGGCGTCTCCGGGGTGGCCTCGCTGGCCGACGCCTCGTTCGCGTACTCCTCGCTGAGCGGCTGGGAGGAGCGGGGCCGGCTGGACGCCTTCCTGGACCTCACGCGTGCGTGCTGGCGGACCCGGGCGTACGGGGACTTCTGGCCGTACATGATGGTCGCCGAGGGCTCGGTGGACCTGTGCGCGGAGCCGGAGCTGTCGCTGTGGGACATGGCGGCGGTGGCGATCGTGGTGCAGGAGGCCGGCGGCTCGTACACGGGCCTGGACGGCCGGCCCGGCCCGCACAGCGGGAACGCGGCGGCCTCGAACGGGCTGCTCCACGAGGAGCTGCTGGGACGGCTGGGGCACGCGGCGACGACGGGCGCCTGA
- a CDS encoding helix-turn-helix domain-containing protein — MPTAREALLDAALAALARRPWSAVRMADLAAAARVSRQTLYNEFGSKEGLARALVRHEADAYLDGVRRLLPGPEPSARDLAAVAEWTVARAGDRPILRSLLTGAWTEGLPRPRPVRPGAPPAPVPAQRRADAGPPAPGEILAATARCAGERWAAGCELALRLAVSHVVAPALPTADQCAEPDSWRPMTPTMTKVIETILSVETRSPRKTMP; from the coding sequence ATGCCGACCGCCCGCGAGGCGCTCCTCGACGCCGCCCTGGCCGCCCTGGCCCGCCGCCCCTGGTCCGCCGTCCGGATGGCCGACCTCGCCGCCGCCGCCCGGGTCTCCCGGCAGACCCTCTACAACGAGTTCGGCAGCAAGGAGGGGCTGGCCCGGGCCCTCGTCCGGCACGAGGCCGACGCCTACCTCGACGGGGTCCGCCGGCTGCTCCCCGGGCCCGAACCGTCCGCCCGCGACCTCGCCGCCGTCGCCGAATGGACCGTCGCCCGGGCCGGCGACCGGCCGATACTGCGCTCGCTGCTCACCGGCGCCTGGACCGAGGGCCTGCCCCGGCCCCGCCCGGTCCGGCCGGGCGCCCCGCCCGCCCCCGTACCCGCGCAGCGGCGGGCCGACGCCGGACCGCCGGCGCCGGGGGAGATCCTCGCGGCGACCGCGCGCTGCGCGGGGGAGCGGTGGGCGGCCGGCTGCGAACTGGCCCTGCGGCTCGCCGTCAGCCATGTCGTCGCCCCGGCGCTGCCGACGGCGGATCAGTGCGCCGAGCCGGACAGCTGGAGGCCGATGACCCCCACGATGACGAAGGTGATCGAGACGATCTTGAGCGTGGAGACCAGGTCGCCGAGGAAGACCATGCCGTAG
- a CDS encoding DMT family transporter: MAWLLVVVAGLLETGFAVCLKLSHGFTRLWPTIAFACFALGSFGLLTLALKKLDVGPAYAVWTGIGAAGTAIYGMVFLGDLVSTLKIVSITFVIVGVIGLQLSGSAH, translated from the coding sequence ATGGCGTGGCTGCTGGTGGTGGTCGCGGGGCTCCTGGAGACGGGTTTCGCGGTCTGCCTGAAGCTCTCGCACGGGTTCACCCGGCTGTGGCCGACGATCGCCTTCGCCTGTTTCGCCCTCGGCAGCTTCGGGCTGCTGACGCTCGCCCTGAAGAAGCTCGACGTGGGCCCGGCGTACGCGGTGTGGACGGGGATCGGGGCGGCCGGCACCGCCATCTACGGCATGGTCTTCCTCGGCGACCTGGTCTCCACGCTCAAGATCGTCTCGATCACCTTCGTCATCGTGGGGGTCATCGGCCTCCAGCTGTCCGGCTCGGCGCACTGA
- the rsgA gene encoding ribosome small subunit-dependent GTPase A: protein MRRYGKHTDEDDIRHRPNRKGTRPRTSIRPKHEDAVEGMVLTVDRGRLTCLVEGRTVMAMKARELGRKAAVVGDRVSLVGDLSGEKDTLARIVRIGERSSVLRRTADDDDPYERVVVANADQLAIVTALADPEPRPRLIDRCLVAAYDGGLEPFLVLTKSDLAPPEKLLELYGDLDIPHVVVNREELYDGGAADRVREHLDGRVTAFVGHSGVGKTTLVNALVPEEKRRITGHVNAVTGRGRHTTTSALALPLDVVDGWVIDTPGVRSFGLHHVDPSRVIHAFPDLEPGTEECPRACSHDEPDCALDAWVAEGHADPARLYSLRRLLSTRERREGD, encoded by the coding sequence ATGCGGCGCTACGGCAAGCACACCGACGAGGACGACATCCGCCACCGGCCCAACCGCAAGGGCACCCGGCCGCGGACCAGCATCCGGCCCAAGCACGAGGACGCCGTCGAGGGCATGGTCCTCACCGTGGACCGCGGCCGGCTGACCTGTCTGGTCGAGGGCCGGACCGTGATGGCGATGAAGGCCCGCGAACTGGGCCGCAAGGCGGCCGTGGTGGGCGACCGGGTCTCCCTGGTGGGCGACCTCTCGGGCGAGAAGGACACGCTGGCCCGGATCGTGCGGATCGGCGAGCGGAGCTCGGTGCTGCGCCGCACGGCCGACGACGACGACCCGTACGAGCGGGTGGTCGTCGCCAACGCCGACCAGCTCGCCATCGTCACGGCGCTGGCCGACCCGGAGCCGCGCCCCCGGCTGATCGACCGCTGCCTGGTCGCCGCGTACGACGGCGGTCTGGAGCCGTTCCTGGTGCTGACCAAGTCGGACCTGGCCCCGCCCGAGAAGCTCCTGGAGCTCTACGGCGACCTGGACATCCCGCACGTGGTGGTGAACCGCGAGGAGCTGTACGACGGCGGGGCGGCGGACCGGGTGCGGGAGCACCTGGACGGCCGGGTGACGGCCTTCGTGGGCCACTCCGGCGTCGGCAAGACGACGCTGGTCAACGCGCTGGTGCCGGAGGAGAAGCGGCGGATCACCGGGCATGTGAACGCGGTGACGGGGCGTGGCCGGCACACCACCACCTCGGCGCTCGCGCTGCCGCTGGACGTGGTGGACGGCTGGGTCATCGACACGCCGGGCGTGCGCTCCTTCGGTCTGCACCACGTCGATCCGTCCCGGGTCATCCACGCCTTCCCCGACCTGGAGCCGGGCACGGAGGAGTGCCCGCGCGCGTGCAGCCACGACGAGCCGGACTGCGCCCTGGACGCCTGGGTGGCGGAGGGGCACGCCGATCCGGCGCGGCTGTACTCGCTGCGGCGGCTGCTCTCCACCCGCGAGCGGCGCGAGGGCGACTGA